TCACAAACCAAAACCAAAGATGTGTAAAAACTTACATTCATGTCGCCAGCTTTAGAGCAAGCACTAATGAAAGATGTGTAAGTATGAATGTCTGGTTTAACACCTTCTTTCTTCATCTGCTGCATCAGATCCGCAGCTTCCCATACATCACCTCTCCTTGCCCATCTACAATAAAACTTAACTAAGAATGCGATTTCAAGAAGTGGTTACACAAAAGGTTGTTGATGATGCTTTTTACCCGTCGATCAAAATGTTATAGACGAAGGAGTTGCGAGGGATGTTTCTTGTGCTCATCTCTTTGGTGACAGCTAGTGCGCTCTGCATCCGTCCTGATTTGCAGCAGGCTTTAAGCAGCGCCTCGTAAGTGAAGATGTCAACCTTTAAACCTTCGTTTTGAAGCCTTGTGAAATACTCAAAGGCTTTTCCTGTATCGCCAACCGATGCATAGCCTTGCATGATCTTTGTGTAAGTGTGTTCGTTTGCGCTAACGCCTGCTAATGTCATCTCATCTAATATCTCAACCGCCTTCTCCATCTACAAAACCAGCATGTCAACAACAGATTTATCTGGGCCTGCGGGTTTGGTTTATTCGGGTAGTTCGGTCGGTCAAAATCTTACCGAAATGAACCAAAAAAGGTTAggtttggttttcggtttagttcggtttcaaaaaaaatttaccaaattgTTGTTAGTTCGGTTAAATTTTCGGTTATAACTGAatagaattagaaaaaaattggaTAATTTCGGGTAGTTCAgttatttcggttcggattttggttagttcggttagtTTGGTCCGGTTATTTCGGTTCAGATgttggttagttcggttaggAATTTTGGTTAAGATAAGGAGAACAAGAACTAAGATTCTTGAAACATACCTGACGTTTCTCAACTAAGCCATTAATCAAAGCATTGAAAGTGTGAACGGTTGGAACACACCCACATCTCCTCATCATATCGAAGACTTCTAGAGACTTCCTCATGTCACCGGACTTAGCATACCCGTGTATGATAGGCATGAACGTCCTTGTGGTCGGTCTATGCCTCAGCTTCTGCATTTCCTTCACGGTCTGGACGGCTCGTTCCATGTTACCCATTCCGCAGAAGGCTGCGATGATGTTGTTATACAGTATAACATCCGGTTTCATGCCGTCGTTAACCATATCTTCAAACACAGCAAAGGCATTGGCCCAGTCTTTTAGTTTGACGAAGCCATTGATCATCATGGAATAGGTCTTTAAGTTGTGCTTTATGCCTTGTTCCTTCATCGTTCTGCTGACTTCCAAAGCTTTTGGAATCTTCCCAACCtaacaagaggagagaggcAAGAGGACTTAGACACAGTACCAAGAAAAATCATCCAAATAAatgtttcttcctttttttggcTCCGAACCTCCCTGGCCCGAAACCACatcatgtaatattaatttcgtCCCAGTGGTCACTCGAACTAGTGACCTCTGACACAATGGTCAGGGTCCTTTCCAGGGTATAAATAAATGTTTCTTCCTTACCTTAGTATAAAGATTAATGAGGCAGCCATAAGTGACAACTGTTGGAGTAAATCCACATTCCtgttaacaaaacaaaataaaccatCTTCACTTTTGCTCAGATACTAAAGAGGAAGTGAAGGAAGAGAGCCCAAACCTTGAGtcttttgaaaacaattaaacatttcttctcATCTGCAACCATTGTGTAACCGTCCATCATGGTGTGGTAGATAGCAATAGGAGCGTCGATACCTTCTTCTTCCATCTCCCTAACCAATTCCTCTGCTCGTTCCATGTTGCACGCCTGACTGAGACATTATCCAGACCAGATCTTTTAGTTTAAAGACAAAAGCTACAAATGGCACTACAAGATTTGTGTTTACCAGTGTGCATATATGATTTTTCCATAGATACTGGCATTAAGGGATTTGTGTATCTTTTTGGCTTCATCAAACCACTGATCTGCAGCTCTTCCAAAGACAACAAAAGTATCAGATGCAATTAGTGTATATAACAATGGTTAGAGACAATAATTTAACTACTTACTCTGCATTTCCAGCTTTAGAGAAGCCTCCAACGATAACACTATAAGTAACCAAACTCATCTCAATACCTTCTTCTTTCATCTTACGAACGCAAGAGAGCGCTTCCTCCATGTCTCTACCAACTGCATAAGCGTGAATAAGGCTGCATGTTGATTCAAGTAATGACTTATCACACGTTGGACTAAGCAGAACCTGAAGAAGATAACAAAAAGGAGATAGTTACCTTGTGTATATACGTGACGTTGGCGTGATACCCCTCGCACGCATCCTCTCAAAAGTCTCACGTGCTCGATGCACATCACCTCTTCTTCCATAGTACTTCACCATCAAACCAAACTCCGTCCTAGACGGCTGATGAGTACACACATTGAATCAGTGAAGCAGTATGATAAAGTGAAGTAACAAAAAGGACAAACCTTGTTGATTTTCTCGAAAGCTGAGACAACAGCTTGCCAGTTATCTCCATTACTATCAAGAATCCTCTGTAGAGTCTTCCTCGACCCTTCTCTCTCCTGATGCCACGA
Above is a window of Brassica napus cultivar Da-Ae chromosome A10, Da-Ae, whole genome shotgun sequence DNA encoding:
- the LOC125579104 gene encoding pentatricopeptide repeat-containing protein At5g04810, chloroplastic-like, whose amino-acid sequence is MDNGGSVLSLSAPRFPYSSATILRRHSPASSISYSLKPQPPQPPPEPPESPDLRRPEKSLGSSSSSSSPPPKIPLKNPLKGLTNPNRSSTSPLVQSEVASKVSSFGSALASKLRLSSKLSPPPPPPPPPVEVTQFRDDLQTDTKPKETREFRQEGKIFVGNLPTWIKKPEFEEFFRQFGPIETTILIKGHHEVEKNAGFGFIIYAAEKSAMKAVEFDGVEFHGRVLTVKLDDGKRLKTKAEQRARWVEAEGEEEDAKMSSKSSWHQEREGSRKTLQRILDSNGDNWQAVVSAFEKINKPSRTEFGLMVKYYGRRGDVHRARETFERMRARGITPTSRIYTSLIHAYAVGRDMEEALSCVRKMKEEGIEMSLVTYSVIVGGFSKAGNAEAADQWFDEAKKIHKSLNASIYGKIIYAHCQACNMERAEELVREMEEEGIDAPIAIYHTMMDGYTMVADEKKCLIVFKRLKECGFTPTVVTYGCLINLYTKVGKIPKALEVSRTMKEQGIKHNLKTYSMMINGFVKLKDWANAFAVFEDMVNDGMKPDVILYNNIIAAFCGMGNMERAVQTVKEMQKLRHRPTTRTFMPIIHGYAKSGDMRKSLEVFDMMRRCGCVPTVHTFNALINGLVEKRQMEKAVEILDEMTLAGVSANEHTYTKIMQGYASVGDTGKAFEYFTRLQNEGLKVDIFTYEALLKACCKSGRMQSALAVTKEMSTRNIPRNSFVYNILIDGWARRGDVWEAADLMQQMKKEGVKPDIHTYTSFISACSKAGDMNRATQTIQEMEALGVRPNIKTYTTLIKGWARASLPEKALSCYEEMKAMGLKPDKAVYHCLMTSLLSRASMAEGYIYSGVMSICKEMVEAGLIVDMGTAVHWSKCLCKIEGSGGELTETLQKTFPPDWSSHHHHSYLDQVSDVDSEDDDVDGESDDDVNLVSGILSSK